The Anoxybacillus flavithermus genome has a segment encoding these proteins:
- a CDS encoding UDP-N-acetylglucosamine 1-carboxyvinyltransferase, producing MEKIIVRGGKRLSGTVKVEGAKNAVLPVIAATLLASEGKSVIYDVPELSDVYTISEVLRHLQADVTVGNNKIVVDASGELSIEAPFEYVRKMRASVLVMGPLLARKGRARVALPGGCAIGSRPIDQHLKGFEAMGATVKIGNGFIAAEVNGRLRGAKIYLDFPSVGATENIMMAAVLAEGTTIIENCAKEPEIVDLANFLNAMGAKVRGAGTGTIRIDGVTTLYGAEHTVIPDRIEAGTFMIAAAITGGNVLVQGAVPEHLTSLIAKLEEMGVTIVEEDSGLRVIAPDKLKAVDVKTMPHPGFPTDMQSQMMALLMKAEGTSMVTETVFENRFMHVEEFRRMNADMKIEGRSVIINGPCNLQGAEVAATDLRAAAALILAGLAAEGYTRVTELKHLDRGYVRFHEKLAALGADIERVREEIDTAQTQMTDVG from the coding sequence TTGGAAAAAATCATCGTCCGCGGCGGGAAGCGGTTGAGTGGCACAGTGAAAGTGGAAGGTGCGAAAAACGCTGTGTTGCCTGTCATCGCCGCAACATTATTAGCGAGTGAAGGAAAGAGCGTCATTTACGATGTGCCTGAACTCTCCGATGTATATACGATTAGTGAAGTGTTGCGTCATTTACAAGCGGACGTAACGGTTGGCAACAACAAAATTGTCGTTGATGCATCTGGAGAGCTAAGTATTGAAGCTCCATTTGAATATGTACGAAAAATGCGCGCATCTGTGTTAGTGATGGGACCGTTGCTTGCGCGTAAAGGCCGCGCGCGCGTGGCGCTACCGGGCGGCTGTGCGATCGGATCACGCCCGATTGATCAACATTTAAAAGGATTTGAAGCGATGGGTGCGACCGTGAAAATCGGGAACGGTTTCATCGCCGCTGAAGTAAATGGAAGGTTACGCGGTGCAAAAATTTATTTAGACTTCCCAAGTGTCGGTGCGACCGAAAACATTATGATGGCTGCCGTGTTAGCTGAAGGCACAACAATCATCGAAAACTGTGCGAAAGAACCAGAAATCGTTGACTTGGCGAACTTTTTAAACGCCATGGGTGCGAAAGTGCGCGGGGCTGGAACAGGCACGATTCGCATTGACGGTGTTACTACATTATATGGTGCTGAGCATACAGTTATTCCTGATCGCATTGAAGCCGGAACGTTTATGATTGCCGCTGCCATTACAGGCGGAAATGTCCTTGTACAAGGTGCGGTGCCAGAACATTTAACGTCGTTAATCGCAAAGCTCGAGGAAATGGGTGTCACGATCGTTGAAGAAGACAGCGGTTTGCGCGTCATTGCGCCAGACAAACTAAAAGCGGTAGACGTCAAAACGATGCCGCATCCTGGATTCCCGACGGATATGCAATCACAAATGATGGCGCTATTGATGAAAGCAGAAGGCACAAGCATGGTAACCGAAACGGTATTTGAAAACCGCTTTATGCATGTCGAAGAATTTCGTCGCATGAATGCCGACATGAAAATTGAAGGCCGTTCGGTCATCATTAACGGCCCATGCAACTTGCAAGGGGCGGAAGTAGCCGCAACGGACTTACGTGCAGCTGCTGCGCTTATTTTAGCTGGGCTAGCAGCGGAAGGATATACGCGCGTAACGGAGCTGAAACATTTAGATCGCGGTTACGTTCGTTTTCATGAAAAGTTAGCCGCTTTAGGTGCTGACATCGAGCGTGTACGCGAGGAGATCGATACGGCACAAACACAAATGACAGACGTTGGATGA